The genomic DNA AGCGTTACTCAGCACATTCGCAATCGTCTGGGCTGCTACCGGGTCGGCAAGGAGCTCGCCCAACGTCGAATCGCGGGTGAACGGCTGCCGCAGCTCATCACCGGCCAGCGTCACCGTCGCCGACAACCGCAGGTCCCGGCTCGACGCGCCGACCGACACCGCATACTCGCCGCCTTCGACCACCCAGCGACCGGCATCGGTGCTCCAGTACGCGAGATCGGCTCGGTCGATGGGGATTTCGACGGTCTGTCCGTGGCCTGGTTCCAGGGTGAGCCCAGCGAATCCGGCCAACCATCGCGTCGGTCGCCCGACGCGGGAGTCTGGCAACCCGGCGTAGGCCTGCACCACCTCCCGGCCCGGTCGGCCGCCGGTGTTGGTGACCGTCACGCGCACGCACAGTCCCTCACCGGCGGGGTTCACCTCAAGGTCCGAGTAGTCGAACCGGGTGTAGGACAGGCCGTGGCCGAACGGGAACGTCACCGACATATCGCGGGAGTCATACCAGCGGTAGCCGACGAACATCCGCTCGCCGTAGACGGTATGGCCGGAGTCGGACGGAAAGTTGAGATAGGCCGGGGAATCCTGCAGCCGCAGCGGCACCGTCTCGGCCAGCCGGCCCGAGGGGTTCACCACGCCGAACAGCACATCGGCCAGCGCGCTGCCCCCGGCCTGCCCGAGCAGCGCCCCGTCCACGATCGCCGGGGCCAGACCGGCGACGGCGTCCAGCCGCACCACGCCGCCGTGGGCCAGCACCACCACGGTGCGCGGCTGGACTTCGACCACGGCACGCAGCAGGTCGAGCTGTGCGGCAGGCAGGTCGATGTGTTCGCGGTCGTAACCCTCGGACTCCTCTTCGGCGGTGAGGCCGAGGAATACGATTGCGGTTTCGGAAGATTCAGCGGCGGAGACCGCGGCGGCGATGTCGCTTCCCGAGCAATGGCTCACCGGATGATCGCCCGCGAGCCTGCGGATCTCTTCCAGCGGAATGTCGACGCGGGTCGGGTTGACATGTGAACTGCCACCGCCCTGGTATCTGGGGTCTTGGGCGAACTCGCCGATGACCGTCAGCGGTGACGGCGCCAACGGCAGCAGATCCTGGTCGTTTTTCAACAACACGATGGCTCGCTGGGCCGCCTCGCGGGCCAGCTCGTGATGGCCATCGATCTCGAAGGATGCGGAGGTGTCTGTTTGGGTGACCCGCTCGGCCAGAACGGCCACCCGGGCGGCGGCCCGCGCGACAGCAGCCGCGTCCAGCGTGCCGGCACCCACCGCGCGCACCACATCGGCGTCGGAGATCCCGCCGGTCGCCGGCATCTCCAGATCCAGGCCCGCCGCTACGGCCGCCGGTCGGTCGGCTACCGCACCCCAGTCGCTGACCACCAGGCCGTCGAAACCCCATTCGTCACGCAGCACCGTCAGCAGCCAGGCGTTCTCGGCCGCGTAGACCCCATTGATCCGGTTGTAGGAACACATCACCGTCCACGGGCGGCCCTGGCGCACCACGATTTCGAAACTACGCAGATAGATCTCACGCAACGTGCGGGGGTCGACGTCGGAACTGGCCCGCATCCGATCGTGCTCGGCATTGTTGACCGCGAAATGTTTGACCGACGCGCCGACGCCGCGGCTCTGTACCCCGCGCACCCACGCCGCGCCGAGCGTGCCCGAGAGCAGCGGATCCTCCGAGTAGTACTCGAAGTTCCGCCCGCAGCGGGGGTCGCGCTTGATGTTGACTCCAGGGCCGAGCAGGACATGTACGCCCAGCGCGCGGCTTTCGTCGCCCAGCGCCTGACCGACCCGTTCCACCAACTCGGGATCCCAGGTCTGGCTGAGCCCGACCGCCGGAGGAAAGCAGGTTGCCGGTTCACTGCCGGAGACGCCCAGATGATCTGTCGCACTGCCAGATTGACGACGAACGCCGTGCGGCCCGTCGGTCAGCATGATGGCCGGCACCGGGCCGATCGGTTTGGTGGTCCAGAAGCTCGCGCCGCTGCCCAACGCGGCCTGTTCGGTCAGGTCGAGCCCGGCGATGGCATCAGTGGAGTCGGTCACCGCCGCCAGCGTAGCGCCGGGTGCGCTTTTCCCTGGTCAAGGCGGAGGTTTCACCCCCGCGGCATGGCGGAGCTGCGCGAGGAAATCGTCCGCGTCGTCGCTGCGCACCAGGTAGTGGCAGATCGCCACCCGCACCGCGGTCGCCGCGGCGATGTCGGCGTCCGGCCCGGTGGTCAGCCGTTGCAGGCGCTCCCGCATCAGCGGGATGACCTGGGTGAGGCGTTTGATGACATGTTCGGGTTCGATATCGACCATGCGGAGGCCCGGGTAGGACTGCTGGTATTCGACGACCGTTCGCAGAGCGGCATCCAGGTGCTCGTCCTGCGGCAAATCGGCGGAGGCCCGCGCTACCGCCTGTTCGTAGTACCTGCGCTCCCACACCACGAATGCGTCGAGCAGTTCCTGTTTGGAGGCGAACCAGCGGTAGAGCGTCGGCCGGGACACCCCGGCCTGCAGGGCCACCTCGGACAAACTGAGCTTTGTCATCCCGTTCGCACCGAGCACCTCGGCGGTGGCGGCCAGGATTCGTCCGCGGGTACTGCTCTCGTCGTCGACAGACGATATTTCCGCCATGCCCACAGCTTTACAAACTATCGTCGAACTGTCACGCTAATTCGTGCCGCGACACTGGCGTCGGGCGCCGTGCAGGAGGGAATACCGTGACAGTTGCCAGCTCACCGCAGGCACGCGAATACAGCCCATTCGACATCACGTCACACGATTTCTGGAGCCAATCGTTCGCCAAACGTGACGAGACATTCGCACAGTTGCGTGCCGGTGACGGGCTGAGTTGGCATCAGCCACTGTCGACGCTGTTCGACGTGGAAGAGCCCGGCTTCTGGGCCATCACCCGCCGTGCCGACATCCAGTTCGTCAGCCAGCACCCGGAGCTGTTCACCTCGACCCAGGGTGTCGCACTGGACCCGATGCCGGCCGACGTGCAGAAGTTCGCCACCTTCTTCCTGATGATGGATCCGCCGGAGCACACCACATACCGCCGCCTGATCAGCTCGGCGTTCACCCCGCGCAATGTGCGCAAGATCGAAGAGCAGATTCACCGCAACGCCGTCGCCGTCGTCGACGACCTGATCGGTGCCGGCGATGTCGATTTCGTCGAGGCATGCTCGGCGCAGCTGCCGATGCGGACGATCTCCGACATGCTCGGTGTGCCCACTGCCGATCAGCCGGCCCTCGCCAAGGCCGCCGAAAAGCTGTTCAGCATGAGCGATGACGAGTTCTCGTCGCTCGAAGAACGGGCCATGGCCACCATCAACGAGATCATGCTGATCTCGAGTACAGGGGTGGAGCTGGCCAAGTTCCGGCGGGCCAATCCCGGTGACGACCTGATGACCAGCATCGTCAACGCCGAAGTCGACGGCCACCGGCTGACCGACGAGGAGATCGGGGCATTCCTGATCCTGCTGGCCTCGGCCGGCAATGACACCACCAAGCAGACCACCACTCACGCGATGATGGCCCTGGCCGCCAACCCTGACCAAAGGGATTGGCTGCTGGACGATTTCGACAACCGGATCGGTCTGGCCACCGAGGAATTCGTGCGGTGGGCCACCCCGGTGATCCAGTTCGCCCGGCACGCCACCGAGGACGTCGAGCTGGCCGGCCAGCAGATCAGAGCCGGCGACAAGGTGGGCCTGTTCTACTGTTCGGGCAACCGGGATGAAACGGTGTTCACCGAGCCCGGCCGCTTCGACCTGAGCCGTTCACCCAACCCGCAGGTGGGCTTCGGTGGTGGCGGTCCGCACTTCTGCCTGGGTAATCAGCTGGCCAAGACGGAGTTGCGACACCTGTTCCACGAGTTGCTGACTCGGCTGAAGACCATCGAGTTCGGTGAGCCGGAGCTGCTGTACAGCAGCTTCGTCCACGGCATCAAGCGCGTTCCCGCGCACGTCGCATAGGGCGCGACAGCATGCGGGTCGAAGTCGATCTGGGCAAGTGCACCGGGCATGGCATCTGCGAATCGATCGCCGAGGACGTGTTCGAGGTTTCCGACGAGGG from Mycobacterium sp. DL440 includes the following:
- a CDS encoding cytochrome P450, with amino-acid sequence MTVASSPQAREYSPFDITSHDFWSQSFAKRDETFAQLRAGDGLSWHQPLSTLFDVEEPGFWAITRRADIQFVSQHPELFTSTQGVALDPMPADVQKFATFFLMMDPPEHTTYRRLISSAFTPRNVRKIEEQIHRNAVAVVDDLIGAGDVDFVEACSAQLPMRTISDMLGVPTADQPALAKAAEKLFSMSDDEFSSLEERAMATINEIMLISSTGVELAKFRRANPGDDLMTSIVNAEVDGHRLTDEEIGAFLILLASAGNDTTKQTTTHAMMALAANPDQRDWLLDDFDNRIGLATEEFVRWATPVIQFARHATEDVELAGQQIRAGDKVGLFYCSGNRDETVFTEPGRFDLSRSPNPQVGFGGGGPHFCLGNQLAKTELRHLFHELLTRLKTIEFGEPELLYSSFVHGIKRVPAHVA
- a CDS encoding TetR/AcrR family transcriptional regulator produces the protein MAEISSVDDESSTRGRILAATAEVLGANGMTKLSLSEVALQAGVSRPTLYRWFASKQELLDAFVVWERRYYEQAVARASADLPQDEHLDAALRTVVEYQQSYPGLRMVDIEPEHVIKRLTQVIPLMRERLQRLTTGPDADIAAATAVRVAICHYLVRSDDADDFLAQLRHAAGVKPPP
- a CDS encoding glycoside hydrolase family 3 C-terminal domain-containing protein; its protein translation is MTDSTDAIAGLDLTEQAALGSGASFWTTKPIGPVPAIMLTDGPHGVRRQSGSATDHLGVSGSEPATCFPPAVGLSQTWDPELVERVGQALGDESRALGVHVLLGPGVNIKRDPRCGRNFEYYSEDPLLSGTLGAAWVRGVQSRGVGASVKHFAVNNAEHDRMRASSDVDPRTLREIYLRSFEIVVRQGRPWTVMCSYNRINGVYAAENAWLLTVLRDEWGFDGLVVSDWGAVADRPAAVAAGLDLEMPATGGISDADVVRAVGAGTLDAAAVARAAARVAVLAERVTQTDTSASFEIDGHHELAREAAQRAIVLLKNDQDLLPLAPSPLTVIGEFAQDPRYQGGGSSHVNPTRVDIPLEEIRRLAGDHPVSHCSGSDIAAAVSAAESSETAIVFLGLTAEEESEGYDREHIDLPAAQLDLLRAVVEVQPRTVVVLAHGGVVRLDAVAGLAPAIVDGALLGQAGGSALADVLFGVVNPSGRLAETVPLRLQDSPAYLNFPSDSGHTVYGERMFVGYRWYDSRDMSVTFPFGHGLSYTRFDYSDLEVNPAGEGLCVRVTVTNTGGRPGREVVQAYAGLPDSRVGRPTRWLAGFAGLTLEPGHGQTVEIPIDRADLAYWSTDAGRWVVEGGEYAVSVGASSRDLRLSATVTLAGDELRQPFTRDSTLGELLADPVAAQTIANVLSNASPFGTADSALGSDLLRMLGSVPIGRMAAFSAGRVTREQLDELLAGINAQRS